A single genomic interval of Amycolatopsis albispora harbors:
- a CDS encoding ANTAR domain-containing protein has product MAEAVWMPDGPDASFTARFARRLDEVTGALENLARVLDHEEDLDTILDRLCRQAVHAVPGADMASVTLLSDAGPRTAATTVARAGEIDEAQYRAGEGPCLEAARSGQVERVSVAEARSRWPGFAAAVAGVAGYLSAPLFVDEECHGSLNLYGTRHHGFRELDAALLELYTTAAEAALRNARRFFESRRRAEQLREALASRAVIEQAKGIIMGARRVSADEAFALLVARSQRDNVKVRDLAQRFVTEVTAAEARDGGKGW; this is encoded by the coding sequence ATGGCCGAGGCGGTGTGGATGCCCGACGGCCCGGACGCTTCGTTCACCGCGCGGTTCGCGCGACGGCTCGACGAGGTGACCGGTGCGCTGGAGAACCTGGCGCGCGTGCTGGACCACGAGGAGGACCTCGACACGATCCTGGACCGGCTGTGCCGGCAGGCGGTCCACGCCGTTCCCGGCGCGGACATGGCCAGCGTGACGCTGCTGAGCGACGCCGGGCCGCGCACGGCCGCCACCACGGTGGCCAGGGCCGGTGAGATCGACGAGGCGCAGTACCGCGCGGGCGAGGGCCCGTGCCTGGAAGCGGCCCGCAGCGGGCAGGTCGAGCGGGTCTCGGTTGCCGAGGCCCGCTCCCGCTGGCCGGGCTTCGCCGCCGCGGTGGCGGGGGTGGCCGGCTACCTGTCGGCCCCGCTGTTCGTCGACGAGGAGTGCCACGGCTCGCTCAACCTCTACGGCACGCGCCACCACGGTTTCCGGGAACTCGACGCCGCGCTGCTCGAGCTGTACACCACCGCCGCCGAAGCGGCCCTGCGCAACGCCCGCCGGTTTTTCGAGAGCCGGCGGCGCGCCGAGCAGCTGCGCGAGGCGCTCGCCTCGCGGGCGGTGATCGAGCAGGCCAAAGGGATCATCATGGGCGCCCGCCGCGTCTCCGCCGACGAAGCCTTCGCGCTGCTCGTGGCACGCTCCCAGCGCGACAACGTCAAGGTGCGTGACCTCGCGCAGCGGTTCGTCACCGAGGTGACCGCCGCTGAAGCCCGTGACGGAGGGAAAGGGTGGTGA
- a CDS encoding GH12 family glycosyl hydrolase domain-containing protein has protein sequence MFRFVRTAVPALVLALVFTGLPSPALAAAWSSSDRWGTWQNGGYTLYNNIWGEGGGPQTIWANSFSNWGVWADHPNTGGIKSYPNSTRQVNRRLSSLNSVSSSFDVTVPASGAYTSTYDIWADDHAYEIMLWMNQNGPIGPIGSFQANVSAGGHDWAVYRGSNGSAQVFSFLRRSDTNAGTVDILAIMNWIRARGWFGDVTLSRAQFGYEITSSAGGLDFRTNQFSVNYS, from the coding sequence ATGTTCAGATTCGTGCGCACCGCGGTCCCCGCACTGGTGCTGGCACTGGTGTTCACCGGCCTGCCCAGCCCGGCGCTGGCCGCGGCGTGGAGTTCGTCGGACCGCTGGGGCACCTGGCAGAACGGCGGATACACGCTCTACAACAACATCTGGGGCGAAGGTGGCGGCCCGCAGACGATCTGGGCCAACTCGTTCAGCAACTGGGGGGTGTGGGCCGATCACCCGAACACGGGCGGTATCAAGTCCTACCCGAACTCCACCAGGCAGGTGAACCGGCGGCTCAGTTCGCTGAACAGCGTGTCCAGCAGCTTCGACGTCACCGTGCCCGCCAGCGGCGCCTACACCAGCACCTACGACATCTGGGCCGACGACCACGCCTACGAGATCATGCTGTGGATGAACCAGAACGGCCCGATCGGGCCCATCGGTTCCTTCCAGGCCAACGTTTCGGCCGGCGGGCACGACTGGGCGGTCTACCGCGGTTCCAACGGCTCGGCGCAGGTTTTCTCGTTCCTCCGGCGCTCGGACACCAACGCGGGCACGGTGGACATCCTGGCGATCATGAACTGGATCCGCGCCCGCGGCTGGTTCGGCGACGTCACGCTGAGCCGCGCCCAGTTCGGTTACGAGATCACCTCGTCGGCCGGTGGCCTGGACTTCCGCACCAACCAGTTCTCGGTGAACTATTCCTGA
- a CDS encoding fasciclin domain-containing protein, whose amino-acid sequence MKKLRLAGIGFTAVAALSLAACGSDDTASPGNTAAPAPAPTSEMAPPMSSPAAAAGDGVTTNADVFGPACSQLPQGNEPGSLDSMGPQPVASAASTNPLLTKLVAAVKATNLVDTLNSQQAITVFAPADPAFAELGDAKFTELAGKPDELAPILQYHVVAKRYDAKGLEAAGGSLESLNTAGGPLKIEGSGENLTVNGAKVLCGNIPTKNATVFVIDKVMMPGTNK is encoded by the coding sequence GTGAAGAAGCTTCGCCTCGCCGGAATCGGTTTCACCGCGGTGGCCGCGCTTTCACTGGCCGCCTGTGGCAGCGACGACACCGCGTCGCCCGGCAACACCGCCGCGCCGGCTCCGGCCCCGACCAGCGAGATGGCGCCGCCGATGTCCAGCCCCGCGGCCGCCGCGGGGGACGGCGTGACCACCAACGCCGACGTGTTCGGCCCGGCCTGTTCCCAGTTGCCGCAGGGCAACGAGCCCGGTTCGCTGGACTCGATGGGCCCGCAGCCGGTGGCCAGCGCCGCCTCCACCAACCCGCTGCTGACCAAGCTGGTGGCCGCGGTCAAGGCCACCAACCTGGTGGACACCCTCAACAGCCAGCAGGCGATCACCGTGTTCGCGCCCGCCGACCCGGCCTTCGCCGAGCTGGGCGACGCGAAGTTCACCGAGCTGGCGGGCAAGCCGGACGAGCTGGCGCCGATCCTGCAGTACCACGTCGTGGCCAAGCGCTACGACGCCAAGGGCCTGGAGGCCGCGGGCGGTTCGCTGGAGAGCCTGAACACCGCCGGCGGCCCGCTCAAGATCGAGGGCAGTGGCGAGAACCTGACCGTCAACGGCGCGAAGGTGCTGTGCGGCAACATCCCCACCAAGAACGCCACCGTTTTTGTCATCGACAAGGTGATGATGCCGGGCACCAACAAGTAA
- a CDS encoding molybdopterin-dependent oxidoreductase, with translation MNHAKRSAAVIGVGRAGLLGVLALASALAAGHLVAALININASPYLAVGNGAIDLTPVELKDFAVRTFGVYDKLVLLLGMAAVMVIAAALAGIASRRSPVPGAVAIVLFGLVGVLAVAQRPDLGVVALLAPVASLLAGTAVFLWLHRVARPHDELVEGGQPSRRSFLVAGAGVVVGAGVAGAGGQWLAGARDAASSRAAVGALVPARTAPAIPADADFAKLGTPTFLTPNKDFYRVDTALSVPQVRTEDWSLRLHGMVENERTYNYADIRNRPLVERTITMTCVSNEVGGSYVSTANFVGIDLADLLAEAGVRPGAEQLFSTSVDGWTCGSPVAAAADPGRGAMLAIGMNGEPLPVEHGFPARLVIPGLYGYVSATKWVIDLEVTTWAARRAYWLERSWAEQAPIKTQSRIDFPKGFETVPAGKVRVGGIAWAQGTGIAKVEVRVGQGAWQETTLSREVNADTWRMWWHEFDLPVGNHQVTCRATDKSGYTQTDQRMGTVPDGATGWHVINFTTR, from the coding sequence ATGAACCACGCGAAGCGTTCGGCAGCGGTCATCGGGGTGGGGCGCGCGGGGCTCCTCGGTGTCCTGGCACTGGCCTCGGCGTTGGCCGCCGGGCATCTGGTGGCGGCGTTGATCAACATCAACGCGTCGCCCTATCTGGCGGTGGGGAATGGCGCCATCGATCTGACGCCGGTGGAGTTGAAGGACTTCGCGGTCCGGACCTTCGGCGTCTACGACAAGCTCGTGTTGCTGCTGGGCATGGCGGCGGTGATGGTGATCGCGGCCGCGCTGGCCGGGATCGCCTCGCGGCGCAGCCCGGTGCCGGGCGCCGTGGCTATTGTCCTGTTTGGACTGGTAGGGGTGCTGGCGGTGGCTCAGCGGCCCGATCTGGGTGTGGTGGCGTTGCTCGCGCCGGTGGCGAGCCTGCTTGCCGGGACGGCCGTCTTTCTCTGGCTGCATCGGGTGGCGCGCCCTCACGATGAGCTTGTCGAGGGTGGGCAACCATCGCGTCGGAGTTTCCTGGTGGCTGGCGCCGGGGTGGTGGTCGGTGCGGGTGTGGCCGGGGCTGGTGGGCAGTGGCTCGCCGGTGCCCGTGATGCCGCGTCGTCGCGTGCCGCGGTCGGGGCGTTGGTGCCTGCTCGCACCGCACCCGCGATTCCGGCCGACGCTGATTTCGCCAAGCTGGGCACGCCGACCTTCCTCACCCCCAACAAGGATTTCTACCGCGTCGACACCGCGTTGTCGGTGCCGCAGGTGCGCACCGAGGATTGGAGCCTGCGCCTGCACGGCATGGTCGAGAACGAGCGCACCTACAACTACGCCGACATCCGCAACCGCCCGCTGGTGGAACGCACGATCACGATGACCTGTGTGTCCAATGAGGTCGGTGGCAGCTACGTGTCCACGGCGAACTTCGTCGGCATCGACCTGGCGGACCTGCTCGCCGAGGCGGGTGTGCGGCCCGGTGCCGAGCAGCTGTTCTCCACCAGTGTGGACGGCTGGACCTGCGGCAGCCCGGTCGCCGCGGCGGCCGACCCCGGCCGGGGCGCGATGCTGGCGATCGGGATGAACGGTGAGCCGTTGCCGGTCGAGCACGGTTTCCCGGCGCGGCTGGTGATCCCCGGGCTGTACGGCTACGTCTCGGCCACCAAATGGGTGATCGATCTCGAAGTCACCACCTGGGCGGCCCGGCGCGCCTATTGGCTCGAACGGAGCTGGGCCGAGCAGGCGCCGATCAAAACGCAGTCACGCATCGATTTCCCGAAAGGGTTCGAGACGGTGCCCGCGGGCAAGGTCCGCGTCGGCGGCATCGCCTGGGCGCAGGGCACCGGGATCGCCAAGGTCGAGGTGCGCGTCGGCCAGGGCGCGTGGCAGGAAACCACCCTGAGCCGGGAAGTGAACGCCGACACCTGGCGCATGTGGTGGCACGAGTTCGACCTGCCCGTCGGCAACCACCAGGTGACCTGCCGGGCCACCGACAAATCCGGCTACACCCAGACCGACCAGCGCATGGGCACCGTGCCCGACGGCGCCACCGGCTGGCACGTCATCAACTTCACCACCCGCTGA
- a CDS encoding CsbD family protein, with protein sequence MSLGDKISNKAEDLGGKAKEAAGRATGDEQLRAEGQGDQAKAGLKGAVEDVKDAVGDAADKVKGVFKR encoded by the coding sequence ATGTCGTTGGGCGACAAGATCAGCAACAAGGCCGAAGACCTCGGCGGCAAGGCCAAGGAAGCCGCCGGGCGGGCCACCGGTGACGAGCAGTTGCGGGCGGAGGGCCAGGGCGACCAGGCCAAGGCGGGGCTGAAGGGCGCTGTCGAAGACGTGAAGGACGCGGTCGGCGACGCTGCTGACAAGGTCAAGGGCGTTTTCAAGCGGTAA
- a CDS encoding alpha/beta fold hydrolase: MFRRNSAQSRARRGLYAVLAAVVLLLAGSAAGAEQPVAEQAESKSLPGFSHGTVAVQGTTLHYVRGGSGPPLVLLHGWPQTWWEWAKVMPALAENHTVIAFDLPGAGESSIPAGGYDKATTAARIREGVHKLGYTQVSLLGHDTGALVAYPYARDYPAEVVRMAVLETPLSGFGLENFYGISFHLGLNQTAAPVPEKLIDNDDVPTYLGWLFSGARYPERIDQATFFQAYASPARRTAGYEYYRAFAADGANNQANAHKRLQMPVLAMGAEFAFGPHVANSFSQVGDDVRGVVAPDSGHWIAEENTAFLSACAKLFFGPAGVPAPSPELANCVA; the protein is encoded by the coding sequence GTGTTCCGAAGAAACAGCGCCCAGTCACGCGCGCGCCGCGGCCTCTACGCCGTGCTGGCCGCCGTCGTGCTGCTGCTGGCCGGGTCGGCCGCCGGTGCCGAGCAGCCGGTCGCCGAGCAGGCCGAATCGAAGAGCCTTCCCGGGTTCAGCCACGGCACCGTGGCCGTGCAGGGCACCACGCTGCACTACGTCCGCGGTGGCTCCGGGCCGCCGCTGGTCCTGCTGCACGGCTGGCCGCAGACCTGGTGGGAATGGGCGAAGGTGATGCCCGCGCTCGCCGAAAACCACACCGTGATCGCGTTCGACCTGCCCGGTGCCGGTGAGTCGAGCATCCCGGCGGGCGGCTACGACAAGGCGACCACCGCGGCCCGCATCCGCGAGGGCGTCCACAAGCTGGGCTACACCCAGGTGTCCCTGCTCGGCCACGACACCGGCGCGCTCGTCGCCTACCCGTACGCCCGCGACTACCCGGCGGAGGTCGTGCGGATGGCCGTGCTGGAGACACCGCTGTCCGGCTTCGGCCTCGAGAACTTCTACGGCATCAGCTTCCACCTCGGCCTGAACCAGACCGCCGCGCCCGTCCCGGAAAAGCTCATCGACAACGACGATGTGCCGACCTATCTCGGCTGGCTGTTCAGCGGCGCGCGCTATCCCGAGCGCATCGACCAGGCGACCTTCTTCCAGGCCTACGCGAGCCCGGCACGCCGGACCGCGGGCTACGAGTACTACCGGGCCTTCGCCGCCGACGGCGCGAACAACCAGGCCAACGCGCACAAGCGCCTGCAGATGCCGGTGCTGGCGATGGGTGCGGAGTTCGCGTTCGGCCCGCACGTGGCCAACTCGTTCAGCCAGGTGGGCGATGACGTCCGCGGCGTCGTCGCGCCGGACAGCGGCCACTGGATCGCCGAGGAGAACACGGCTTTCCTGAGCGCCTGCGCCAAGCTCTTCTTCGGACCGGCGGGCGTTCCCGCGCCCAGCCCGGAACTGGCGAACTGCGTGGCCTGA
- a CDS encoding DoxX family protein, giving the protein MPAPTSGRARQIVFRVATLAVVSELIAGSVWNLMRIEWVEVQLGHLGYPPFVAYILGVCHVAAALAIIAPGFPLLKEWAYAGVLFTWLAAVTSHLALGDGLVSWGPPLGFAVLGAVSWALRPASRRIGGDREPKVAGPRAWAVPAALVVVLYAVSFVTLPLAEDVMLRSAVDRGWIAG; this is encoded by the coding sequence ATGCCAGCACCGACGTCCGGCCGGGCCCGCCAGATCGTTTTCCGGGTGGCCACGCTCGCCGTTGTTTCCGAGCTGATCGCCGGCTCGGTCTGGAACCTGATGAGGATCGAATGGGTGGAAGTCCAGCTCGGCCACCTGGGATATCCGCCGTTCGTCGCCTACATCCTGGGCGTGTGCCACGTGGCCGCGGCGCTCGCGATCATCGCGCCGGGTTTCCCGCTGCTCAAGGAATGGGCGTACGCGGGCGTGCTGTTCACGTGGCTGGCCGCGGTGACTTCGCACCTGGCGCTCGGCGACGGACTCGTGTCGTGGGGGCCGCCGTTGGGGTTCGCGGTGCTGGGTGCGGTGTCGTGGGCGCTGCGCCCGGCCAGCCGCCGGATCGGTGGTGACCGTGAACCGAAGGTGGCCGGTCCCCGTGCCTGGGCCGTGCCCGCCGCGCTGGTTGTGGTGCTGTACGCCGTTTCGTTCGTGACGCTGCCGCTGGCCGAGGACGTCATGCTGCGGTCGGCGGTGGACCGGGGCTGGATCGCCGGTTAG
- the sigJ gene encoding RNA polymerase sigma factor SigJ, giving the protein MTTQPEPADPGLTAIMGERRQLINLAYRLLGSLADAEDVVQETYARWYALSPQEQDAIEVPGAWLSKVASRICLNVLSSARVRRETYVGEWIPEPLPEPGEWVTDGLTTDPADRVTLDESVNMAFLVVLDAMTPAERVAFILHDVFRYSFAEVAEIVGRSPAACRQLASSARRRIRAERAPGPASAQAGVVRAFKRAWEAGDIGALIGLLDPGATAIADGGGLVSTVRHPVEGAEGIVRAMVRLTARLEGLTILERTVNGQPGLVVQRDGVTVTVAAFEVEHDRIKHIWAVRNPEKLRSWLPGR; this is encoded by the coding sequence ATGACCACCCAGCCAGAACCGGCCGACCCGGGCCTGACCGCGATCATGGGCGAGCGCCGCCAGCTGATCAATCTCGCGTACCGCCTGCTCGGCTCGCTGGCCGACGCCGAAGACGTCGTGCAGGAGACCTACGCCCGCTGGTACGCCCTGTCACCGCAGGAGCAGGACGCCATCGAGGTGCCCGGCGCGTGGCTGAGCAAGGTCGCCAGCCGGATCTGCCTCAACGTGCTGTCCTCGGCCCGCGTGCGACGTGAAACCTATGTGGGTGAATGGATTCCCGAGCCGCTGCCGGAACCGGGGGAGTGGGTCACCGACGGGCTCACCACCGATCCCGCCGACCGGGTCACCCTCGACGAGTCGGTCAACATGGCGTTCCTCGTGGTGCTGGACGCGATGACCCCGGCCGAGCGCGTCGCGTTCATCCTGCACGACGTCTTCCGGTACTCCTTCGCCGAAGTCGCCGAAATCGTCGGCCGCAGCCCGGCCGCGTGCCGTCAGCTGGCGTCCTCGGCGCGGCGCCGCATCCGCGCCGAGCGGGCGCCCGGCCCGGCGTCGGCGCAGGCCGGTGTGGTCAGGGCGTTCAAGCGGGCCTGGGAAGCCGGGGACATCGGCGCGCTGATCGGCCTGCTCGACCCCGGTGCCACGGCCATCGCCGACGGCGGCGGCCTGGTCAGCACGGTGCGCCACCCGGTCGAAGGCGCCGAGGGCATCGTGCGGGCCATGGTCCGGCTCACCGCGCGACTGGAGGGCCTGACCATCCTGGAACGCACGGTGAACGGCCAGCCGGGGCTGGTGGTGCAGCGGGACGGCGTCACCGTGACGGTCGCCGCGTTCGAGGTCGAGCACGACCGCATCAAGCACATTTGGGCGGTGCGCAACCCGGAAAAACTCCGTTCGTGGCTTCCCGGGCGCTGA
- a CDS encoding NAD(P)/FAD-dependent oxidoreductase, which yields MPEHRKAHRVVVLGGGYAGALAANRLRQRDDVEITLVNPRPSFVDRIRLHQYVAGTGEATVDFRELLGEGVRLVVDSATAIDPAARSVELASGRVLDYDYLVYAVGSTGAVPSSVPGAREFAVSMAELEAAQELRTRLAGLRPDAPITVVGGGLTGIEAAAELAEQGRNVTLVSGGTLAPSLSVAARRSTAKWLSRHDVTVVEAKVREVRADAVVFAGGEVRTSALTIWAAGFGVPGLAAASGLRTDDVGRLLTDETLTSLDDERIVAAGDAAAPSGRPLRMSCQIAAPLGAHAVDTVLNRIAGTEPPKLDVAFVGSCVSLGRHGGVRQFARKDDTTLNFHFGGRLAAAYKELTCKLGVAKIRREARKPGSLPWAKGGRHPELVESVAGH from the coding sequence ATGCCCGAACACCGGAAAGCCCACCGGGTTGTCGTCCTCGGCGGCGGTTACGCCGGCGCGCTCGCGGCCAACCGCCTGCGCCAGCGCGACGACGTCGAGATCACCCTGGTCAATCCCCGGCCCTCGTTCGTCGACCGGATCCGGCTGCACCAGTACGTCGCCGGCACCGGGGAGGCCACAGTGGACTTCCGCGAGCTGCTCGGCGAAGGCGTCCGGCTGGTGGTCGACAGTGCCACGGCCATCGATCCCGCGGCCCGCTCGGTCGAACTGGCCTCCGGGCGCGTGCTGGACTACGACTACCTCGTCTACGCGGTCGGCAGCACCGGCGCGGTGCCGTCCTCGGTGCCCGGCGCACGCGAATTCGCCGTCTCGATGGCCGAACTGGAAGCCGCGCAGGAGCTGCGCACCAGGCTGGCCGGACTACGCCCGGACGCGCCGATCACGGTCGTCGGTGGCGGGCTGACCGGCATCGAGGCGGCCGCGGAGCTGGCCGAGCAAGGGCGCAATGTCACGCTGGTGAGTGGCGGGACCCTGGCGCCGTCACTGAGCGTGGCGGCCCGCCGGTCCACGGCGAAGTGGTTGTCCCGGCACGACGTCACCGTGGTCGAGGCCAAGGTCCGCGAGGTGCGGGCGGACGCCGTCGTGTTCGCGGGCGGCGAGGTGCGCACGAGCGCGCTGACCATCTGGGCGGCCGGTTTCGGCGTGCCCGGCCTGGCGGCGGCGAGCGGGTTGCGCACCGACGACGTCGGCCGCCTGCTCACCGACGAGACGCTGACCAGCCTCGACGACGAGCGGATCGTCGCGGCCGGGGACGCCGCCGCGCCCTCGGGCCGGCCGCTGCGGATGAGCTGCCAGATCGCCGCGCCGCTGGGCGCGCACGCCGTCGACACCGTGCTCAACCGCATCGCGGGCACCGAGCCGCCGAAGCTCGACGTGGCGTTCGTCGGCTCGTGCGTCAGCCTCGGCAGGCACGGCGGGGTGCGGCAGTTCGCCCGCAAGGACGACACCACGCTGAACTTCCACTTCGGCGGCCGTCTCGCCGCCGCGTACAAGGAGCTGACCTGCAAGCTCGGCGTGGCGAAGATCCGCCGCGAAGCCCGCAAGCCGGGCTCACTGCCGTGGGCGAAGGGCGGCAGGCACCCGGAGCTGGTGGAAAGCGTGGCCGGTCACTGA
- a CDS encoding helix-turn-helix domain-containing protein codes for MGVDVLWDIARPKRPGRVPGVAMAGFGDRGRTPPGLRLIPHPAVTLLLVLGGTIAAEDTAGRQCRGSFATGLGFGDHFRVRHAEGFECLQVRLSPVVAHAVLGPAAAELTEAVPLDALWGRESARLSEQLSALASWDDRFAWTDAWLARRCAAAVRSRARVAPEVAWAWHRIVAGRGLVRIERLAADLGWSRKRLWSRFQAQLGRPPKHAAKLVRFDHAVHRLVAGQAAAGVAAEGGYADQSHLHRDVVAFTSRTPATVVDEPFLAIDDLAWGWPGPGSVTGHAFHQLRVPAALRPRQ; via the coding sequence ATGGGGGTTGACGTGCTGTGGGACATCGCCCGCCCGAAGCGGCCCGGCCGGGTGCCCGGGGTCGCCATGGCCGGGTTCGGCGACCGCGGCCGGACCCCGCCCGGCCTCCGGTTGATCCCGCACCCGGCCGTGACGCTGCTCCTGGTGCTGGGCGGCACGATCGCCGCGGAGGACACCGCCGGACGGCAGTGCCGGGGCAGCTTTGCCACCGGGCTCGGCTTCGGCGACCACTTCCGCGTGCGGCACGCGGAAGGTTTCGAATGCCTGCAGGTGCGGCTGTCACCGGTGGTCGCGCACGCCGTGCTGGGGCCCGCCGCGGCCGAGCTGACCGAGGCCGTGCCCCTGGATGCGTTGTGGGGCAGGGAATCGGCACGGCTCAGCGAGCAGCTGAGCGCGCTCGCCTCCTGGGACGACCGCTTCGCGTGGACCGACGCGTGGCTCGCCCGCCGATGCGCGGCAGCGGTCCGGAGCCGGGCCCGGGTGGCCCCCGAGGTGGCGTGGGCCTGGCACCGGATCGTCGCCGGCCGCGGCCTCGTCCGGATCGAGCGGCTCGCCGCCGACCTCGGCTGGAGCCGGAAGCGCCTGTGGTCCCGGTTCCAGGCGCAGCTCGGCAGGCCGCCCAAGCACGCGGCGAAACTGGTCCGCTTCGACCACGCCGTGCACCGCCTGGTCGCGGGCCAGGCCGCGGCGGGGGTCGCGGCCGAAGGCGGTTACGCCGACCAGTCCCACCTGCACCGGGACGTGGTGGCGTTCACCTCGCGGACCCCCGCGACCGTCGTCGACGAGCCGTTCCTCGCCATCGACGACCTCGCCTGGGGCTGGCCGGGCCCGGGGTCAGTGACCGGCCACGCTTTCCACCAGCTCCGGGTGCCTGCCGCCCTTCGCCCACGGCAGTGA
- a CDS encoding alpha/beta fold hydrolase, whose product MSSPAQESFLSFDDGKIHVCQDGPRDAPALLLIHGTAVSARSWDPMVPFLADAHHVIRIDLLGCGRSAKPRDASYAVANQARRAAAVLDRLGVARAVVAGHSSGGTVATSLAEQRPGLVSAVVLINTGPDMAAYLGEDTGGAAAPADLSDEQLRQAMSTGFAPGYRIPRSLVDQFRDIDLHTFAETSRAVRAYLDERSLPDRLAPLGKPLLVLFGEEDRRWRPSSAADYRAVPGATIRLLPGCGHSPNIEDPARTAAHLLTVPR is encoded by the coding sequence ATGAGTTCGCCTGCCCAAGAATCGTTCCTTTCCTTTGACGACGGCAAAATCCACGTGTGCCAGGACGGCCCGCGTGACGCGCCCGCACTGCTGCTCATCCACGGGACCGCCGTGTCGGCGCGCTCGTGGGACCCGATGGTCCCGTTCCTGGCTGACGCACACCACGTCATCCGGATCGACCTGCTCGGCTGCGGCCGCTCGGCCAAACCACGCGACGCGAGTTACGCGGTCGCGAACCAGGCTCGGCGGGCCGCCGCGGTGCTGGACCGGCTCGGCGTCGCGCGGGCCGTCGTCGCCGGGCATTCGAGCGGCGGCACGGTCGCCACGTCGCTGGCCGAGCAACGCCCCGGCCTGGTGAGCGCGGTCGTGCTGATCAACACCGGCCCCGACATGGCCGCCTATCTGGGCGAAGACACCGGCGGCGCGGCAGCACCGGCGGACCTGAGCGACGAGCAGCTGCGCCAGGCCATGAGCACCGGATTCGCGCCGGGGTACCGGATCCCGCGGTCGCTGGTGGACCAGTTCCGCGACATCGACCTCCACACGTTCGCGGAGACCTCGCGGGCGGTCCGCGCGTACCTGGACGAGCGGAGCCTTCCGGACCGGCTGGCGCCGCTGGGCAAGCCGCTGCTGGTGCTCTTCGGCGAGGAAGACCGCAGGTGGCGACCCTCCTCGGCCGCGGACTACCGCGCCGTCCCGGGCGCGACGATCCGACTGCTGCCCGGCTGCGGGCACTCGCCGAACATCGAAGACCCGGCGCGGACCGCGGCACACCTGCTGACCGTGCCCCGTTGA
- a CDS encoding SGNH/GDSL hydrolase family protein, producing MRKRIFTRKRVLVAAGLLLVAVLGTIGTAGHLAFLRSPEHTPAEACGGTTARPAVVGAGASMTQGTLGGDWVGALRGRPEFGGYEFVNAGHNGDTAADLLARLDTDVVACHPAAVLVLVGTNDARDGTPLERYRADLTAITERLRSATTARIALLSLPPLGEDLSTEINHKLSGYNTVIKETATRAGVDYVPVHERMLGLLGPESTRQPYDFSFPLALTAATRHYVLGQSWDEVARSGGRALLVDHIHLNDRGAALLTDLAANWLTTITHP from the coding sequence GTGCGCAAGCGGATCTTCACCAGGAAGCGCGTTCTCGTGGCCGCGGGCCTGCTGCTGGTCGCCGTTCTCGGCACCATCGGCACCGCCGGTCATCTCGCTTTCCTGCGCTCACCGGAGCACACGCCCGCCGAGGCCTGCGGCGGGACCACGGCCCGGCCCGCCGTGGTCGGCGCCGGGGCCAGCATGACCCAGGGCACGCTCGGCGGTGACTGGGTCGGCGCGCTGCGCGGCAGACCGGAGTTCGGCGGCTACGAGTTCGTCAACGCGGGGCACAACGGCGACACCGCCGCCGACCTGCTGGCCCGGCTGGACACCGACGTCGTGGCCTGCCACCCGGCCGCCGTGCTGGTGCTCGTCGGCACCAACGACGCCCGCGACGGCACGCCGCTGGAGCGGTACCGCGCCGACCTCACCGCGATCACCGAGCGGCTCAGGTCCGCCACCACCGCCCGGATCGCGTTGCTGTCACTGCCGCCGCTCGGCGAGGACCTGAGCACGGAAATCAACCACAAGCTGTCCGGGTACAACACGGTGATCAAGGAGACGGCGACGCGGGCGGGCGTGGACTACGTGCCGGTGCACGAGCGCATGCTCGGCCTCCTCGGCCCGGAAAGCACGCGGCAGCCGTACGACTTCTCCTTCCCACTGGCGCTGACCGCGGCGACGCGGCACTACGTGCTCGGCCAGAGCTGGGACGAGGTCGCGCGCAGCGGCGGCAGGGCGCTGCTCGTCGACCACATCCATCTCAACGACCGCGGCGCCGCACTGCTCACCGACCTGGCGGCGAACTGGCTGACCACGATCACCCACCCCTGA